A window of Acidobacteriota bacterium contains these coding sequences:
- a CDS encoding MBL fold metallo-hydrolase, whose amino-acid sequence MRDVLRPAGAAVGDPGRDRARHDGRRAARGERPVSERRAGRDTGGARRGGDVVAGAARAGVAAAGRVGTIAVEVTVLGSGSAGNATLVSHAGVRVLLDVGFSYREVSRRLAEIDVDPGMIDAILITHAHGDHTRGLRVMAKRHGLPVYATPAIRGEWGGDDLADWRALAPGAALDLDGLCFVPFAVPHDAAETLAFRIETPEGAIGYATDVGALRPVLIERFRDCRLLVIESNHAAELLRVSPYARSTRERIAGDGGHLSNESLAAFVRDHLGAEVRCLVLAHLSRVNNLPELAEMTCREALQSRGRTDVEVVVARQDQVTPTIDLGAWTRSATSPAGPLRQTVLPFHVSCGAAARARRGEVRSR is encoded by the coding sequence GTGCGAGATGTACTTCGGCCGGCAGGTGCCGCTGTCGGAGACCCTGGCCGGGATCGAGCGCGTCACGACGGACGACGTGCAGCGCGTGGCGAGCGACCTGTTTCGGAACGGCGCGCTGGCCGCGACACTGGTGGGGCCCGTCGCGGGGGAGACGTTGTCGCCGGCGCAGCTCGAGCTGGAGTAGCCGCGGCGGGGAGGGTCGGGACCATCGCGGTCGAGGTGACGGTACTCGGGAGCGGAAGCGCGGGGAACGCGACGCTGGTGTCGCACGCCGGCGTCCGCGTGCTGCTGGACGTCGGGTTCAGCTATCGGGAGGTGTCCCGGCGGCTGGCGGAGATCGACGTCGATCCGGGAATGATCGACGCCATCCTGATCACGCATGCGCACGGCGACCACACGCGCGGTTTGCGGGTAATGGCGAAGCGCCACGGGTTGCCCGTGTACGCGACCCCCGCCATCCGCGGGGAATGGGGAGGCGACGACCTCGCCGACTGGCGGGCGCTGGCGCCGGGCGCGGCCCTCGACCTGGACGGCCTGTGCTTCGTTCCCTTCGCGGTGCCGCACGATGCAGCGGAGACCCTCGCCTTTCGGATCGAGACGCCGGAAGGGGCCATCGGCTACGCCACCGACGTCGGGGCGCTGCGGCCGGTCCTGATCGAGCGTTTTCGCGACTGCCGCCTGCTGGTCATCGAGTCGAATCATGCCGCCGAGCTCCTGCGCGTCAGCCCCTACGCGCGATCCACGCGCGAGCGCATCGCCGGCGACGGCGGTCACCTCTCGAACGAATCGCTCGCCGCGTTCGTGCGCGATCACCTGGGCGCTGAAGTGCGCTGTCTCGTGCTCGCCCACCTCAGTCGGGTCAACAACCTGCCGGAGCTGGCCGAGATGACCTGCAGGGAGGCGCTGCAATCCCGCGGCCGGACCGACGTCGAGGTGGTGGTGGCCCGGCAGGATCAGGTGACGCCGACCATCGATCTGGGCGCCTGGACGCGATCGGCGACGTCGCCGGCCGGCCCGCTGCGCCAGACCGTGCTTCCGTTCCATGTCTCTTGCGGCGCCGCGGCCCGCGCCCGCCGCGGCGAGGTCCGTTCCCGATGA
- a CDS encoding adenylosuccinate lyase, producing the protein MIARYTPREMGRLWTEQRKYDLWLRVEVAAAEAMADHGLIPPEAARDIRERGAVEASRVAEIEETTQHDVIAFTTAVAEHVGPSARWLHFGMTSSDVIDTAHALQMREACDLLLADLDLLAAAVRERADEHRRTPMIGRTHGVHAEPMTFGLKLALWFTELQRDRERLMRARGTICVGKLSGAVGTYAHLDPAVERGVCDRLGLTPAPVASQVVQRDRHAELLGALAITAASLEKFALEVRGLQKTEIGEVAEPFARGQKGSSAMPHKRNPIGCEQITGLARLVRTNALAALENVALWHERDISHSSVERVIVPDSFCALDHMVRRFTRIVRGLVVNPERMRENLDRSRGVVFSGTVLLALASRGVSREDAYLLVQRNAMRSHDEGLEFKALLLADPEVTAVLGEEEVERAFDLDVQLRHVDAIMDRALAAAAAEVS; encoded by the coding sequence ATGATTGCCCGCTACACGCCCCGCGAGATGGGCCGCCTGTGGACCGAGCAGCGCAAGTACGACTTGTGGCTGCGCGTCGAGGTGGCCGCCGCCGAGGCGATGGCGGATCACGGGCTGATCCCCCCGGAGGCGGCGCGCGACATCCGCGAGCGCGGGGCGGTCGAGGCGTCGCGCGTGGCGGAGATAGAGGAGACGACGCAGCACGACGTGATCGCGTTCACGACCGCGGTGGCCGAGCACGTCGGACCCTCGGCGCGCTGGCTGCACTTCGGGATGACGTCGTCCGACGTCATCGACACCGCGCACGCGTTGCAGATGCGCGAGGCGTGCGACCTGCTGCTGGCCGATCTGGACCTGCTGGCGGCGGCGGTGCGCGAGCGCGCGGACGAGCACCGCCGCACGCCCATGATCGGCCGGACCCACGGCGTCCACGCCGAGCCGATGACCTTCGGCCTGAAGCTGGCGCTGTGGTTCACGGAGCTGCAGCGCGACCGCGAGCGGCTGATGCGCGCCCGCGGGACGATCTGCGTCGGGAAGCTCTCCGGCGCGGTCGGGACCTACGCGCACCTGGACCCGGCCGTCGAGCGGGGGGTGTGCGATCGGCTCGGGCTGACCCCGGCCCCGGTCGCCTCGCAGGTGGTGCAGCGCGACCGCCACGCCGAGCTGCTGGGCGCGCTGGCGATCACCGCGGCGTCGCTCGAGAAGTTCGCGCTGGAGGTGCGCGGGCTGCAGAAGACCGAGATCGGAGAGGTGGCCGAGCCCTTCGCCAGGGGCCAGAAGGGGTCGTCGGCGATGCCGCACAAGCGCAACCCGATCGGCTGCGAGCAGATCACGGGGCTGGCGCGCCTGGTGCGCACCAACGCGCTGGCCGCCCTCGAGAACGTGGCGCTGTGGCACGAGCGCGACATCTCGCACTCGTCGGTGGAGCGGGTCATCGTGCCCGACAGCTTCTGCGCGCTCGACCACATGGTGCGCCGGTTCACGCGCATCGTGCGCGGCCTGGTCGTCAATCCCGAGCGGATGCGCGAGAACCTCGATCGGTCGCGCGGCGTCGTCTTCTCCGGCACGGTGCTGCTGGCGCTGGCCAGCCGCGGCGTCTCCCGCGAGGACGCCTACCTGCTCGTGCAGCGCAACGCCATGCGCTCGCACGACGAGGGACTCGAATTCAAGGCGTTGCTGCTGGCCGATCCCGAGGTGACCGCGGTGCTCGGGGAGGAGGAGGTCGAGCGCGCGTTCGACCTGGACGTGCAGCTTCGCCACGTGGATGCGATCATGGACCGTGCGCTGGCCGCCGCGGCGGCGGAGGTATCGTGA
- the purS gene encoding phosphoribosylformylglycinamidine synthase subunit PurS — protein MVKAKVYVTLKPSILDPQGKTVAGALHALGYDAVRDVRQGKYFELDIDAETAQQARSLAREMADRLLANPVIESYRVEVGQESAP, from the coding sequence ATCGTGAAGGCGAAGGTCTACGTCACGCTGAAGCCCTCGATCCTGGACCCGCAGGGCAAGACCGTTGCCGGCGCCCTGCATGCTCTGGGCTACGACGCGGTTCGCGACGTGCGGCAGGGGAAGTACTTCGAGCTGGACATCGACGCGGAGACGGCGCAGCAGGCGCGGTCGCTCGCCCGCGAGATGGCCGACCGGCTGCTGGCGAATCCGGTGATCGAGAGCTATCGGGTGGAGGTCGGCCAGGAATCTGCGCCGTAG
- the purQ gene encoding phosphoribosylformylglycinamidine synthase subunit PurQ codes for MKFAVVVFPGSNCDHDAQHALAGVLGRQAELVWHKDTGLGGADAVVLPGGFSYGDYLRCGAIARFSPIMARVTEFAAAGGPVIGICNGFQVLLEAGLLPGGMRRNRDLKFICEHVHVRVEAADTPFTRNAAAGRVLRMPIAHGEGNYYADPATLQGLADNRQVVFRYTAPDGSLGDRWNVNGSTDAIAGICNRGRNVVGLMPHPERACEAAVGSTDGRVVFESVLTALASREPVAEAS; via the coding sequence ATGAAGTTCGCGGTGGTGGTCTTTCCGGGGTCGAACTGCGACCACGACGCGCAGCATGCGCTGGCGGGCGTCCTGGGCCGGCAGGCCGAACTCGTCTGGCACAAGGACACCGGTCTCGGCGGCGCGGACGCGGTGGTCCTGCCGGGCGGGTTCTCGTACGGCGACTACCTGCGGTGCGGGGCCATCGCCCGCTTCTCGCCGATCATGGCCCGCGTGACGGAGTTCGCCGCCGCCGGCGGGCCGGTCATCGGCATCTGCAACGGCTTCCAGGTGCTGCTGGAGGCCGGGTTGCTGCCCGGCGGGATGCGGCGGAACCGCGATCTGAAGTTCATCTGCGAGCACGTGCACGTGCGCGTGGAAGCCGCCGACACGCCGTTCACCCGGAACGCGGCGGCCGGCCGGGTGCTGCGGATGCCGATCGCCCACGGCGAGGGGAACTACTACGCGGATCCGGCGACCCTGCAGGGGCTTGCCGACAACCGGCAGGTGGTCTTTCGCTACACCGCGCCGGACGGGTCCCTTGGCGACCGCTGGAACGTCAACGGGTCCACGGACGCGATCGCGGGCATCTGCAACCGGGGGCGCAATGTGGTCGGCCTGATGCCGCATCCCGAGCGGGCGTGCGAGGCGGCGGTCGGGAGCACCGACGGCCGCGTGGTGTTCGAGTCGGTGCTGACCGCGCTGGCGTCGCGCGAGCCGGTCGCGGAGGCGAGCTGA
- the purL gene encoding phosphoribosylformylglycinamidine synthase subunit PurL, with translation MIDPETIAAHGLTTDEYERIVAILGRRPNLLELGIFSVMWSEHCSYKSSRIHLRTLPTDGPRVLQGPGENAGVLDIGGGLAAVFKIESHNHPSFIEPYQGAATGVGGIIRDIFTMGARPIALLDSLRFGPLESPATRRLLEGVVAGIAGYGNSIGIPTVGGEVAFDETYAGNPLVNVFCLGIAPAGGVIRGRAEGAGNAVYYVGAKTGRDGIHGATMASAEFDDASAEKRPNVQVGDPFMEKLLLEACLEVLRTDALVGLQDMGAAGLTCSSCEMGARGGAGIDIDVARVPQREAGMTPYEIMLSESQERMLFIVRQGREAEVDRVFEKWDLHAVRIGEVTGDGLLRVRDGGNTVAEIPNRPLADEAPLYDRPYREPPDLAARQSLDLSVLEFPGPPSEVLLRLIASPGIASKRWIYRQYDHMVRTNTIAPAGAGAGVVRIKGTPRALAFSVDGNGRYCFLDPYRGAMLAVVESARNVACAGGRPIGATNCLNFGNPERPEIMWQFARAVAGIGDACRALDIPITGGNVSLYNETDGRAILPTPVLGVVGIMEDAGGIVGRTFRGPGDVVALLGRPGGTLGGSEYLKVMHGLVRGVPPVLDLEAERAVQRLVADLAAAGRLRSAHDCSDGGLSVTLAECAFESGGTGFDVTVPAVEESAGLAAALFGEAASQVVVSVREADADPLLAQASAAGVPALVLGRTGGGRLRMRIDGEPAVDVALAEAEQRWSSGLSRYFEAPAA, from the coding sequence GTGATCGACCCGGAGACCATCGCGGCGCACGGGCTGACGACCGACGAGTACGAGCGGATCGTCGCCATCCTGGGGCGCCGTCCCAACCTGCTGGAGCTGGGCATCTTCTCGGTGATGTGGTCCGAGCACTGCAGCTACAAGAGCTCGCGCATCCACCTGCGAACGCTGCCGACCGATGGGCCGCGCGTGCTGCAGGGGCCGGGCGAGAACGCCGGCGTCCTCGATATCGGCGGCGGCCTGGCCGCGGTGTTCAAGATCGAGTCGCACAACCACCCGTCGTTCATCGAGCCGTACCAGGGCGCCGCGACCGGCGTGGGCGGCATCATCCGGGACATCTTCACGATGGGGGCCCGGCCCATCGCCCTGCTCGATTCGCTCCGCTTCGGGCCGCTGGAATCCCCCGCGACCCGGCGGCTGCTGGAGGGCGTCGTGGCCGGGATCGCCGGCTACGGCAACAGCATCGGCATTCCGACCGTCGGCGGCGAGGTCGCCTTCGACGAGACCTACGCCGGCAACCCGCTCGTCAACGTCTTCTGCCTGGGAATCGCGCCGGCCGGCGGCGTCATCCGGGGGCGCGCGGAGGGGGCCGGCAACGCGGTCTACTATGTCGGCGCGAAGACCGGCCGCGACGGCATCCACGGCGCGACGATGGCGTCGGCCGAGTTCGACGACGCCTCGGCGGAGAAACGCCCCAACGTGCAGGTGGGCGATCCGTTCATGGAGAAGCTCCTGCTCGAGGCGTGCCTGGAGGTCCTGCGGACGGACGCGCTGGTGGGACTGCAGGACATGGGGGCGGCCGGACTGACCTGCTCGTCGTGCGAGATGGGCGCCCGCGGCGGGGCCGGCATCGACATCGACGTCGCCCGCGTGCCGCAGCGCGAGGCGGGCATGACGCCGTACGAGATCATGCTGTCCGAGTCGCAGGAGCGTATGCTGTTCATCGTGCGGCAGGGACGCGAGGCGGAGGTCGACCGGGTTTTCGAGAAGTGGGATCTGCACGCCGTGCGGATCGGCGAGGTGACCGGCGACGGCCTGTTGCGCGTGCGCGACGGCGGAAACACGGTGGCGGAGATTCCGAACCGGCCGCTGGCCGACGAGGCGCCGCTCTACGACCGGCCGTACCGCGAGCCGCCGGACCTGGCCGCGCGGCAGTCGCTCGACCTGTCGGTGCTGGAGTTCCCCGGTCCCCCGTCGGAGGTCCTCCTGCGGTTGATCGCCTCGCCGGGCATTGCGAGCAAGCGCTGGATCTACCGCCAGTACGACCACATGGTGCGGACCAACACCATCGCACCGGCCGGGGCGGGGGCCGGAGTGGTGCGCATCAAGGGCACGCCGCGCGCCCTGGCCTTCTCGGTCGACGGCAACGGGCGGTACTGCTTCCTGGACCCCTACCGCGGCGCGATGCTGGCCGTGGTCGAGTCGGCCCGCAACGTCGCCTGCGCGGGGGGGCGCCCGATCGGGGCCACCAACTGCCTGAACTTCGGGAACCCGGAGCGGCCCGAGATCATGTGGCAGTTCGCCCGCGCGGTGGCCGGAATCGGCGATGCCTGCCGCGCTCTCGACATCCCGATCACCGGCGGCAATGTCAGTCTCTACAACGAGACGGACGGCCGGGCGATTCTGCCGACCCCGGTCCTCGGCGTGGTGGGCATAATGGAGGACGCCGGCGGGATCGTCGGGCGCACGTTCCGCGGTCCGGGAGACGTCGTGGCGCTGCTGGGGCGACCGGGCGGGACGCTCGGCGGCAGCGAGTACCTGAAGGTGATGCACGGGCTCGTGCGGGGCGTGCCGCCGGTGTTGGACCTGGAGGCGGAACGCGCCGTGCAGCGGCTCGTGGCGGACCTGGCCGCGGCCGGGCGCCTCCGTTCCGCGCACGACTGCTCGGACGGCGGTCTGTCCGTCACCCTCGCGGAGTGCGCGTTCGAGAGCGGCGGGACAGGCTTCGACGTGACGGTTCCCGCCGTGGAGGAATCCGCCGGACTGGCGGCGGCGCTCTTCGGCGAAGCGGCCTCGCAGGTCGTGGTGTCGGTTCGGGAGGCGGACGCCGACCCCCTGCTGGCGCAGGCCTCCGCGGCGGGCGTGCCTGCGCTCGTGCTGGGGCGAACCGGCGGCGGGCGGCTGCGGATGCGGATCGACGGTGAGCCGGCCGTCGACGTTGCGCTCGCCGAGGCGGAGCAACGATGGTCGAGCGGGCTGTCCCGGTACTTCGAAGCGCCGGCGGCATGA
- a CDS encoding amidophosphoribosyltransferase has product MDDKFHDECGVFGIHGHEDASSLTYLGLYALQHRGQESAGIAAARDGAVKLSRAMGYVGDAFNDRMLAALPGRSAIGHVRYSTFGDSRIVNAQPILIDCSHGQIALCHNGNLVNAVELRQRLVREGSIFQTNSDTEVVLHLYARSSAATAEDAIVESVSQVSGAFSLVLLTPKNLIAVRDPHGFRPLALGRLGDAYVVCSETCAMDLIGARYERDVEPGEVLVIGNDGMRSYKPFPAVPAAHCVFEHVYFARPDSDVFGQSVNAVRTNLGRLLAQESAVDADVVVPIPDSGVVAAIGYAESSGIPLKMGLIRNHFVGRTFIQPQQSVRELKVKVKLNTVRSVLEGKRVVLVDDSIVRGTTSQKIVSMIKAAGAREVHMRISCPPTVAPCYYGIDTPHRDELIAARHSVDEIRDFMGADTLAYLSIEGLREAVGKRHDQYCNACYTRAYPIDPPSDTEAYRQMVLKIAEVAEMASSEP; this is encoded by the coding sequence ATGGACGACAAGTTCCACGACGAATGCGGCGTCTTCGGCATCCACGGCCACGAGGATGCGTCGTCGCTGACCTACCTCGGCCTGTACGCGCTGCAGCACCGGGGCCAGGAGAGCGCCGGCATCGCGGCGGCGCGCGACGGCGCGGTGAAGCTCTCGCGGGCGATGGGCTACGTCGGCGACGCCTTCAACGACCGGATGCTGGCCGCGCTGCCCGGCCGGTCGGCGATCGGCCACGTCCGGTACTCGACCTTCGGGGATAGTCGCATCGTCAACGCGCAGCCGATACTCATCGACTGCTCGCACGGGCAGATCGCGCTCTGCCACAACGGCAACCTGGTCAACGCCGTCGAGCTCCGGCAACGGCTGGTGCGGGAAGGCTCGATCTTCCAGACCAACAGCGACACCGAGGTCGTGTTGCACCTCTACGCCCGTTCGAGCGCCGCGACGGCCGAGGACGCCATCGTCGAGTCGGTCTCGCAGGTCAGCGGCGCGTTCTCGCTCGTCCTGCTGACGCCGAAGAACCTGATCGCCGTGCGCGATCCGCACGGATTCAGGCCGCTGGCCCTGGGCCGCCTCGGGGACGCCTACGTCGTCTGCTCGGAGACCTGCGCGATGGACCTGATCGGCGCCCGCTACGAGCGCGATGTGGAGCCGGGCGAGGTGCTGGTGATCGGCAACGACGGGATGCGCTCGTACAAGCCGTTCCCGGCCGTCCCGGCCGCCCACTGCGTGTTCGAGCACGTCTACTTCGCGCGGCCCGACAGCGACGTCTTCGGCCAGAGCGTCAACGCGGTGCGCACGAACCTCGGCCGCCTGCTCGCGCAGGAGTCGGCCGTCGACGCCGACGTCGTGGTCCCGATTCCCGACTCGGGTGTCGTCGCCGCCATCGGCTACGCCGAGAGCTCCGGCATTCCGCTGAAGATGGGGCTCATCCGCAACCACTTCGTCGGGCGCACGTTCATCCAGCCGCAGCAGTCGGTGCGCGAGCTCAAGGTGAAGGTGAAGCTGAATACCGTGCGGAGCGTGCTCGAAGGGAAGCGGGTGGTGCTGGTGGACGACTCTATCGTGCGCGGGACGACGAGTCAGAAGATCGTGTCCATGATCAAGGCGGCCGGCGCGCGCGAGGTGCACATGCGCATCAGTTGTCCGCCGACCGTGGCGCCGTGCTACTACGGAATCGATACGCCGCATCGCGACGAGTTGATCGCGGCCCGGCACAGCGTCGACGAGATCCGTGACTTCATGGGGGCCGACACGCTCGCCTACCTGAGCATCGAGGGGTTGCGCGAGGCGGTCGGCAAGCGTCACGATCAGTACTGCAACGCGTGCTACACCCGGGCATATCCGATCGATCCCCCCAGCGACACCGAGGCCTACCGGCAGATGGTGCTCAAGATCGCCGAGGTCGCGGAGATGGCGTCGAGCGAGCCGTGA
- a CDS encoding phosphoribosylformylglycinamidine cyclo-ligase: MDYKTSGVDIDAGTEVVERVKRFAKSTFTEGVLSDIGAFGGLFRPELSGMNEPVLVASADGVGTKLAVASAAGVHTTVGVDLVNHCVNDILVQGARPVFFLDYLATGRLSPDVSAAVIEGIAIGCRQNGCALLGGETAEMPGFYTDGQYDLAGFVVGLVDRARIIDGRSIVPGDVLIGLPSSGLHTNGYSLARRILFDRLGLRVDSVVEALDCTVGEELLRTHRSYQSAVRPVIETGCVKGIAHITGGGLTENVPRILPDGCAAIIDPERWEAPPIFDFLRERGEVPEADMYRTFNMGIGLVVVCGREDAHRVVSKFITCGEIGAGLIGNVGEAGDGKRLVQYARVELPGDGGAACGP, encoded by the coding sequence ATGGATTACAAGACGTCGGGCGTCGACATCGACGCCGGCACGGAGGTGGTCGAGCGGGTCAAGCGGTTCGCCAAAAGCACGTTCACGGAAGGGGTGCTGAGCGACATCGGTGCGTTCGGCGGGCTGTTCCGGCCCGAGCTGTCGGGCATGAACGAGCCCGTGCTGGTCGCGAGCGCGGACGGCGTCGGCACGAAGCTGGCCGTGGCGTCCGCCGCCGGCGTGCACACGACGGTCGGCGTGGACCTGGTCAACCACTGCGTCAACGACATCCTCGTGCAGGGCGCGCGGCCGGTGTTCTTCCTGGACTACCTGGCGACCGGCCGCCTGTCCCCCGACGTGTCCGCCGCCGTGATCGAGGGGATCGCCATCGGCTGCCGGCAGAACGGCTGCGCGCTCCTCGGCGGCGAAACGGCAGAGATGCCCGGCTTCTACACCGACGGCCAGTACGATCTCGCGGGCTTCGTCGTCGGTCTGGTCGACCGCGCGCGGATCATCGACGGTCGTTCGATCGTACCGGGTGACGTCCTGATCGGCCTGCCGTCGAGCGGACTGCATACGAACGGCTACTCGCTCGCGCGGCGCATCCTCTTCGACCGACTCGGGCTGCGGGTCGACTCGGTCGTCGAGGCGCTCGACTGCACCGTCGGCGAGGAGCTGCTGCGGACGCATCGCTCGTACCAGTCGGCGGTCCGTCCCGTGATCGAGACCGGCTGCGTGAAGGGGATCGCCCATATCACCGGCGGCGGCCTGACCGAGAACGTGCCGCGCATCCTGCCCGACGGCTGTGCGGCGATCATCGATCCGGAGCGTTGGGAGGCTCCGCCGATCTTCGATTTCCTGCGCGAGCGCGGCGAGGTGCCGGAGGCGGACATGTACCGCACCTTCAACATGGGAATCGGCCTCGTCGTGGTCTGTGGGCGAGAGGACGCGCACCGCGTCGTCTCGAAATTCATCACCTGCGGCGAGATCGGCGCGGGGCTCATCGGGAACGTCGGCGAAGCGGGTGACGGGAAGCGCCTGGTCCAGTACGCCCGGGTCGAGTTGCCCGGAGACGGTGGAGCGGCGTGCGGTCCATGA
- a CDS encoding phosphoribosylglycinamide formyltransferase: MSGQVSEPTGGQGNRRLGVLISGRGSNLQAIIDAIAERRLDAEIAVVISNRRDAAGLDRARRAGIGTAVFSHTSYGSREAFDAAVAVELKRRGVRLVCLAGFMRLLGDSFVSAFPNAILNIHPSLLPAFVGLDAQRQAWEHGVSVTGATVHIVTPELDDGPIVRQAAVPVLPADTPESLAARILVEEHRIYPEAIQAVLDGGWRIDGRRFVEAS, encoded by the coding sequence ATGAGCGGGCAGGTCTCCGAACCCACGGGCGGCCAGGGAAACCGCAGGCTCGGCGTGCTCATCTCGGGCCGCGGCAGCAACCTGCAGGCGATCATCGACGCGATCGCCGAACGGCGGCTCGACGCCGAGATAGCGGTGGTCATCTCGAACCGGCGGGATGCGGCGGGCCTCGACCGGGCGCGACGGGCCGGCATCGGCACGGCCGTCTTCAGTCACACGAGCTACGGGTCGCGTGAAGCGTTCGACGCCGCGGTTGCGGTAGAGCTCAAGCGGCGCGGCGTCCGTCTCGTCTGTCTGGCCGGGTTCATGCGCCTGCTCGGCGACAGCTTCGTCTCCGCGTTCCCGAACGCCATTCTCAACATCCACCCCTCCCTGCTGCCCGCCTTCGTCGGGCTCGACGCCCAGCGCCAAGCGTGGGAGCACGGGGTCAGCGTGACCGGCGCGACCGTCCATATCGTGACGCCGGAGCTCGACGACGGCCCCATCGTCCGGCAGGCGGCCGTCCCGGTGTTGCCTGCCGATACGCCCGAGTCGCTCGCCGCCCGCATACTGGTCGAGGAGCACCGCATCTATCCGGAGGCCATTCAGGCGGTCCTGGACGGCGGCTGGCGGATAGACGGCCGCCGCTTCGTCGAAGCTTCGTGA